A genome region from Bordetella genomosp. 10 includes the following:
- a CDS encoding M20 family metallopeptidase, giving the protein MNARVPDSALSGPLDPQALQAYVDEKWDSEIIPALTDYIAIPAKSPAFDADWEKNAYIERVVRDAAQWVEAQKVAGLKLEVVRLPGRTPVIFFEAPATRADNGDTVLLYGHLDKQPEFSGWRNDLGPWTPKYENGKLYGRGGADDGYAIYASLTAIMALDKQGVPRPRCVGIVETCEESGSYDLLPYVDALRARLGNVALVVCLDSGAGNYDQLWMTTSLRGMVSGTLEVQVLDEGVHSGDSSGVVPSSFRILRHLLDRLEDSGTGRLLPRSFHCEIPAERVEQVQATARILGDEVWRRFPWSCGADGGFVLPMTTEPEQALLNRTWRPTLSVTGADGLPPLSNAGNVLRPRTAFKLSLRLPPLVDAVAAAQELKALLEADAPYNAKVTFSPNAGASTGWNAPASQAWLTEALDAASRQFYGAPCGYIGQGGTIPLMNTLQQGFPKAQFMVCGVLGPKSNAHGPNEFLHVPYGKKLTAAVAQTMAALPVA; this is encoded by the coding sequence ATGAATGCCCGTGTGCCTGACTCCGCGCTTTCCGGTCCCCTCGATCCGCAGGCCCTGCAAGCCTACGTCGACGAAAAATGGGACAGCGAAATCATCCCGGCGCTGACCGACTACATCGCCATTCCCGCCAAGAGCCCCGCCTTCGACGCCGACTGGGAAAAGAACGCCTACATCGAACGCGTGGTGCGCGACGCCGCGCAATGGGTGGAGGCGCAGAAGGTCGCCGGCCTGAAGCTGGAAGTGGTGCGCCTGCCCGGCCGCACGCCCGTCATCTTCTTCGAGGCGCCGGCCACGCGCGCCGACAACGGCGATACCGTGCTGCTCTACGGCCACCTGGACAAGCAGCCGGAGTTCTCCGGCTGGCGCAACGACCTCGGTCCCTGGACGCCCAAGTACGAGAACGGCAAGCTGTATGGCCGCGGCGGCGCGGACGACGGCTATGCGATCTATGCGTCGTTGACGGCCATCATGGCGCTGGACAAGCAGGGCGTGCCGCGCCCGCGTTGCGTCGGCATCGTCGAGACCTGTGAGGAATCGGGCAGCTACGACCTGCTGCCCTATGTCGACGCGCTGCGCGCGCGCCTGGGCAACGTCGCCCTGGTGGTCTGCCTGGATTCGGGCGCCGGCAACTACGACCAGTTGTGGATGACCACCTCCTTGCGCGGCATGGTGTCCGGCACCCTGGAGGTGCAGGTGCTGGACGAGGGCGTGCACTCCGGCGATTCCAGCGGCGTCGTGCCGTCCAGCTTCCGCATCCTGCGCCATCTGCTGGACCGCCTGGAGGACAGCGGCACCGGCCGCCTGCTGCCGCGGAGCTTTCATTGCGAAATCCCCGCCGAGCGCGTCGAGCAGGTGCAGGCGACCGCCCGCATCCTCGGCGACGAGGTGTGGCGCCGCTTTCCCTGGAGCTGCGGCGCCGACGGCGGCTTCGTCCTGCCCATGACGACCGAGCCGGAGCAGGCCTTGCTCAACCGCACCTGGCGGCCGACCCTGTCGGTGACGGGGGCGGACGGTCTGCCGCCGCTGTCCAACGCCGGCAATGTCCTGCGTCCGCGCACCGCCTTCAAGCTGTCGCTGCGCCTGCCGCCGCTGGTCGACGCGGTGGCCGCCGCGCAGGAGTTGAAGGCCTTGCTGGAAGCCGACGCGCCCTACAACGCCAAGGTCACCTTCAGCCCCAATGCCGGCGCCTCCACGGGGTGGAATGCGCCCGCCTCGCAAGCCTGGCTGACCGAGGCCCTGGACGCCGCGTCGCGGCAGTTCTACGGCGCGCCCTGCGGCTATATCGGCCAGGGCGGCACCATCCCGCTGATGAACACGCTGCAGCAGGGTTTCCCCAAGGCGCAATTCATGGTGTGCGGCGTGCTCGGGCCCAAGTCCAATGCGCACGGCCCCAATGAATTCCTGCACGTGCCCTACGGGAAGAAGCTGACCGCGGCCGTGGCGCAGACCATGGCGGCCTTGCCGGTGGCGTGA
- the fusA gene encoding elongation factor G — MTRKTRIENYRNIGISAHIDAGKTTTTERILFYTGVNHKIGEVHDGAATMDWMEQEQERGITITSAATTAFWKGMAGNYPEHRINIIDTPGHVDFTIEVERSMRVLDGACMVYDSVGGVQPQSETVWRQANKYKVPRIAFVNKMDRVGADFFRVQRQIGERLKGVAVPIQIPVGAEDHFEGVIDLVKMQAIVWDDASQGVKFQYGEIPENLKATAQEWHDKMVEAAAEANEELLDKYLGGTPLTEAEIKQGLRIRTIRNEIVPMLCGSAFKNKGVQAMLDAVIDYLPSPVDVPAIKGHDLNDKEIERHPADDEKFSALAFKIMTDPFVGQLVFFRVYSGVINSGDTVLIPGKGKKERLGRILQMHANERKEIKEVYAGDIAAAVGLKDVTTGDTLSDPSAVIILEKMVFPEPVISQAVEPKTQADQEKMGIALNRLAQEDPSFRVHTDEESGQTIISGMGELHLEILIDRMKREFGVEATVGKPQVAYRETVRGTATDVEGKFIKQSGGRGQYGHAVITLEPQEQGKGYEFVDAIKGGVIPREFIPAVDKGIQETLKSGVLAGYPVVDVKVTLTFGSYHDVDSNENAFRMAGSMAFKEAMRRAKPVLLEPMMHVEVETPEEFMGNVMGDLSSRRGMVQGMDDIAGGGGKLVRAEVPLSEMFGYSTSLRSLTQGRATYTMEFKHYAEVPRQIADEVIAAKSAR; from the coding sequence GTGACTCGCAAGACCCGTATCGAGAACTATCGCAACATCGGCATCAGCGCGCATATCGACGCTGGCAAGACCACGACGACCGAGCGCATTCTGTTCTATACCGGGGTGAATCACAAAATCGGCGAGGTTCACGACGGCGCCGCCACCATGGACTGGATGGAGCAGGAGCAGGAGCGGGGCATCACCATCACCTCGGCCGCCACCACCGCCTTCTGGAAGGGCATGGCCGGCAATTATCCCGAACATCGCATCAATATCATCGACACGCCCGGGCACGTCGACTTCACCATTGAAGTCGAGCGGTCCATGCGCGTGCTGGACGGCGCCTGCATGGTCTACGACTCGGTCGGCGGCGTGCAGCCGCAGTCCGAAACCGTCTGGCGCCAGGCCAACAAATACAAGGTGCCGCGCATCGCGTTCGTCAACAAGATGGACCGCGTCGGCGCGGACTTTTTCCGCGTGCAGCGCCAGATCGGCGAGCGCCTGAAGGGCGTGGCCGTGCCCATCCAGATTCCGGTGGGCGCCGAGGACCATTTCGAAGGCGTCATCGACCTGGTGAAGATGCAGGCCATCGTCTGGGACGATGCCAGCCAGGGCGTCAAGTTCCAGTATGGCGAGATTCCCGAGAACCTGAAGGCCACGGCGCAGGAATGGCACGACAAAATGGTCGAGGCCGCCGCCGAGGCCAACGAGGAACTGCTCGACAAGTACCTGGGCGGCACGCCGCTGACGGAAGCCGAGATCAAGCAGGGGCTGCGCATCCGCACGATCCGCAACGAGATCGTGCCCATGCTGTGCGGCAGCGCGTTCAAGAACAAGGGCGTGCAGGCGATGCTGGACGCGGTGATCGATTATCTGCCGTCGCCGGTGGACGTGCCCGCGATCAAGGGGCATGACCTGAACGACAAGGAAATCGAACGCCATCCGGCCGACGACGAGAAATTCTCGGCCCTGGCGTTCAAGATCATGACCGACCCGTTCGTCGGCCAACTGGTGTTTTTCCGCGTGTATTCCGGTGTGATCAATTCCGGCGACACGGTATTGATTCCCGGCAAGGGCAAGAAGGAGCGCCTGGGCCGCATCCTGCAGATGCACGCCAACGAACGCAAGGAGATCAAGGAAGTCTACGCCGGCGACATCGCGGCCGCGGTGGGGCTGAAGGACGTGACGACGGGCGATACCCTGTCCGATCCTTCCGCCGTGATCATCCTGGAAAAAATGGTCTTCCCGGAGCCGGTGATTTCGCAGGCGGTGGAGCCCAAGACCCAGGCCGACCAGGAGAAGATGGGCATCGCCCTGAATCGCCTGGCGCAGGAGGATCCGTCCTTCCGCGTGCATACGGACGAGGAATCCGGCCAGACGATCATTTCCGGCATGGGCGAGCTGCACCTGGAAATCCTCATCGATCGCATGAAGCGCGAATTCGGCGTGGAAGCGACGGTCGGCAAGCCGCAGGTGGCGTATCGCGAAACCGTGCGCGGCACGGCGACCGACGTGGAAGGCAAGTTCATCAAGCAGTCCGGCGGACGGGGCCAGTATGGCCATGCGGTCATCACCCTGGAGCCGCAAGAGCAGGGCAAGGGGTATGAGTTCGTCGACGCCATCAAGGGCGGGGTGATTCCGCGCGAATTCATTCCGGCCGTGGACAAGGGCATCCAGGAAACGTTGAAGTCGGGGGTCCTGGCGGGGTATCCGGTGGTGGACGTCAAGGTGACGCTGACCTTCGGTTCTTACCACGACGTGGATTCGAACGAAAACGCGTTCCGGATGGCCGGCTCGATGGCGTTCAAGGAAGCCATGCGCCGCGCCAAGCCCGTGCTGCTGGAGCCGATGATGCACGTCGAGGTGGAAACGCCCGAGGAGTTCATGGGCAACGTGATGGGCGATCTCTCGTCGCGGCGGGGGATGGTGCAGGGGATGGACGACATTGCCGGGGGCGGCGGCAAGCTGGTGCGCGCCGAGGTCCCGCTGTCCGAGATGTTCGGCTATTCCACGTCGCTGCGTTCGCTGACGCAGGGCCGCGCGACCTACACCATGGAGTTCAAGCATTACGCGGAAGTGCCCAGGCAGATCGCCGACGAGGTCATCGCCGCGAAGTCGGCCCGTTGA
- the purL gene encoding phosphoribosylformylglycinamidine synthase has product MSIVQYLPGSSVLSSFRRERLLAQLKQAGLPVADISARYEHFVNCDAALSADEQARLAQLLEYGDPYEAADNPKALVLRVIPRLGTISPWASKATDIAHNCGLGAVRRIERGVRYTLAPERGLLGSKSFDADMLERAAALLHDRMTETVVDAAFDGQALFAPLEGRPMRQVPVLAQGAAALVEANATLGLALSEDEIEYLAQAFGKLGRDPTDVELMMFAQANSEHCRHKIFNAQWTIDGQAQPNTLFGMIRATHAAQPDGTVVAYSDNAAIMEGGVAQRFHAGVAGQGDDALVYKRRETTVHTLMKVETHNHPTAIAPFPGASTGAGGEIRDEGATGRGSKPKAGLTGFTVSHLRFEDAVQPWEADHHGLPDRIATPLSIMIDGPIGGAAFNNEFGRPNLLGYFRSYEQTAGGTRWGYHKPIMIAGGLGSIDAGLTHKNVIPPGALLIQLGGPGLRIGMGGGAASSMGVGSNSADLDFDSVQRGNPEIERRAQEVIDRCWQQGEANPIIAIHDVGAGGLSNAFPELVNDAGRGAIFDLARVPLEESGMSPAEIWSNESQERYVLAILPEDLARFDEIARRERCPYAVVGVATEARELRVVQGEGLPGLDPAGEAAGPVRPVDVPIDVILGKPPRMSRDVQRLPAIAEPVDLAGIDLTEAAYRVLRHPTVANKTFLITIGDRTVGGLTARDQMVGPWQVPVADVAVTLADYEGFRGEAMAMGERTPVAVLDAPASGRMAVAEALTNLAAADVALVENIKLSANWMAACGVPGQDAALYDTVSAVSELCQAVGLSIPVGKDSLSMKTAWTENGEPRQVVAPVSLVVTAFAPVKDARATLTPQLRADAGDSVLILVDLGRGLHRMGGSILAQVYNQVGDGVPDIDVPQDLRAFFITIRTLAEAGTLLAYHDRSDGGLFATVCEMAFAGRTGVSINLDMLTIDENSADWGDYKIRPEQVKVQRDELTLKALFSEEAGAVIQVPAAQRDAVMQVLRGAGLSRFSHVIGGLNGADEIEFYRDGRKIWGQPRVDLARAWSETSQRIMALRDNPDCAQAEFDTWLDAANPGLTPRVAFDPQEDVAAPYIASGKRPRVAILREQGCNSHVEMAWAFDTAGFDAVDVHMTDLLAGRVDLATVNGMVAVGGFSYGDVLGAGEGWARTIRFNSRLSDQFAAFFGRQDTFGLGVCNGAQMFGALAPIIPGAQAWPRFTRNQSQKFEARLSMLEIADSPSIFFAGMAGSHIPVAVSHGEGYANFSQQGDAGKVAGAAYYVDNYGSRTETYPYNPNGSPAGLAAVTTADGRFMAIMPHPERVTRNVMMSWAPERWGDKDAGGAFSPWMRAFRNARAWLK; this is encoded by the coding sequence GTGTCCATCGTCCAGTACCTGCCCGGTTCATCCGTCCTGTCGTCCTTTCGCCGCGAGCGGCTGCTTGCGCAGCTAAAGCAGGCCGGCCTGCCGGTGGCCGATATCTCGGCCCGCTACGAACACTTCGTGAACTGCGACGCGGCCTTGTCCGCGGACGAGCAGGCGCGCCTGGCGCAGTTGCTGGAATACGGCGATCCGTATGAAGCCGCCGACAATCCCAAGGCCCTGGTCCTGCGCGTCATTCCGCGCCTGGGCACGATTTCGCCCTGGGCCAGCAAGGCCACCGATATCGCCCACAACTGCGGCCTGGGCGCGGTGCGCCGCATCGAGCGCGGCGTGCGCTACACGCTGGCGCCCGAACGCGGCCTGCTGGGCAGCAAGTCGTTTGACGCGGACATGCTGGAACGCGCCGCCGCGCTGCTGCACGACCGCATGACCGAAACCGTGGTCGACGCCGCTTTCGACGGGCAGGCGCTGTTCGCGCCGCTGGAAGGCCGCCCGATGCGCCAGGTGCCGGTGCTGGCGCAGGGCGCCGCCGCCCTGGTCGAGGCCAACGCCACCCTGGGCCTGGCGCTGTCGGAAGACGAAATCGAATACCTGGCGCAGGCCTTCGGCAAGCTGGGACGCGATCCCACCGACGTCGAACTGATGATGTTCGCCCAGGCCAACAGCGAGCACTGCCGCCACAAGATCTTCAACGCGCAATGGACCATCGACGGCCAGGCGCAGCCCAACACGCTCTTCGGCATGATCCGCGCCACCCATGCGGCGCAGCCCGACGGCACCGTGGTGGCGTATTCGGACAACGCGGCCATCATGGAAGGCGGCGTGGCCCAGCGCTTCCATGCCGGCGTGGCCGGCCAGGGCGACGATGCGCTGGTCTACAAGCGGCGCGAGACCACGGTCCACACCTTGATGAAGGTGGAGACCCACAACCACCCGACCGCCATCGCGCCTTTCCCCGGCGCGTCCACCGGCGCGGGCGGCGAAATCCGCGACGAGGGCGCGACCGGCCGCGGCTCCAAGCCCAAGGCCGGCCTGACGGGTTTCACCGTCTCGCACCTGCGTTTCGAGGACGCCGTGCAGCCCTGGGAGGCCGACCACCACGGCCTGCCGGACCGCATCGCCACGCCGCTGTCCATCATGATCGACGGCCCCATCGGCGGCGCCGCCTTCAACAACGAATTCGGCCGGCCCAACCTGCTGGGCTATTTCCGCAGCTACGAGCAGACCGCGGGAGGCACGCGCTGGGGCTACCACAAGCCCATCATGATCGCCGGCGGCCTGGGCAGCATCGACGCCGGCCTGACGCACAAGAACGTCATTCCGCCCGGCGCGCTGCTGATCCAGTTGGGCGGCCCCGGCCTGCGCATCGGCATGGGCGGCGGCGCCGCCTCTAGCATGGGCGTGGGCAGCAACAGCGCCGACCTGGACTTCGATTCGGTCCAGCGCGGCAATCCGGAAATCGAGCGCCGCGCGCAGGAAGTCATCGACCGCTGCTGGCAGCAGGGCGAGGCCAATCCCATCATCGCCATCCATGACGTCGGCGCGGGCGGCCTGTCCAACGCCTTCCCGGAACTGGTCAACGACGCCGGGCGCGGCGCCATTTTCGACCTGGCGCGCGTGCCGCTGGAAGAGTCGGGCATGTCGCCGGCGGAAATCTGGAGCAACGAGTCGCAGGAACGCTACGTCCTGGCCATCCTGCCCGAGGACCTGGCGCGCTTCGACGAGATCGCGCGCCGCGAGCGCTGTCCCTACGCGGTGGTGGGCGTGGCCACGGAAGCGCGCGAACTGCGCGTGGTGCAGGGCGAGGGCCTGCCGGGCCTGGATCCGGCGGGCGAGGCCGCGGGGCCCGTGCGTCCCGTGGACGTGCCCATCGACGTCATCCTGGGCAAGCCGCCGCGCATGTCGCGCGACGTGCAGCGCCTGCCGGCGATCGCCGAGCCGGTGGACCTGGCGGGCATCGACCTGACCGAGGCGGCCTACCGGGTGCTGCGCCATCCGACGGTGGCCAACAAGACCTTCCTGATCACCATCGGCGACCGCACCGTGGGCGGCCTGACCGCGCGCGACCAGATGGTCGGCCCCTGGCAGGTGCCGGTGGCCGACGTGGCCGTCACGCTGGCCGACTACGAGGGCTTCCGCGGCGAGGCCATGGCCATGGGCGAACGCACGCCGGTGGCCGTGCTCGACGCGCCGGCTTCCGGCCGCATGGCCGTGGCCGAGGCGCTGACCAACCTGGCCGCCGCCGACGTGGCGCTGGTGGAGAACATCAAGCTGTCGGCCAACTGGATGGCCGCCTGCGGCGTGCCGGGGCAGGACGCCGCGCTGTACGACACCGTGTCGGCGGTCAGCGAGCTGTGCCAGGCGGTGGGCTTGTCGATTCCGGTGGGCAAGGACTCCCTGTCCATGAAGACCGCGTGGACCGAGAACGGCGAGCCGCGCCAGGTGGTGGCGCCGGTGTCGCTGGTGGTGACGGCCTTCGCGCCGGTCAAGGACGCCCGCGCCACCTTGACGCCGCAGTTGCGCGCCGACGCCGGCGACAGCGTGCTGATCCTCGTCGACCTGGGCCGCGGCCTGCATCGCATGGGCGGCTCCATCCTGGCCCAGGTCTACAACCAGGTCGGCGACGGCGTGCCCGACATCGACGTGCCGCAGGACCTGCGCGCCTTCTTCATCACCATCCGCACCCTGGCCGAGGCCGGCACGCTGTTGGCCTATCACGATCGTTCGGACGGCGGCCTGTTCGCCACGGTGTGCGAAATGGCCTTCGCCGGCCGCACCGGCGTGTCCATCAACCTGGACATGCTGACCATCGACGAAAACTCGGCCGACTGGGGCGACTACAAGATCCGTCCGGAGCAGGTCAAGGTCCAGCGCGACGAGCTGACCCTCAAGGCGCTGTTCTCGGAAGAGGCGGGCGCGGTGATCCAGGTGCCGGCGGCGCAGCGCGACGCCGTCATGCAGGTGCTGCGCGGCGCCGGCCTGTCCAGGTTCTCGCACGTCATCGGCGGCCTGAACGGCGCGGACGAAATCGAGTTCTACCGCGACGGCCGCAAGATCTGGGGCCAGCCGCGCGTCGACCTGGCGCGCGCCTGGAGCGAGACCAGCCAGCGCATCATGGCCCTGCGCGACAACCCCGACTGCGCCCAGGCGGAATTCGACACCTGGCTGGACGCCGCCAATCCCGGCCTGACGCCGCGCGTCGCCTTCGATCCGCAGGAAGACGTGGCGGCGCCCTATATCGCCAGCGGCAAGCGCCCGCGCGTGGCCATCCTGCGCGAGCAGGGCTGCAACAGCCACGTGGAAATGGCCTGGGCCTTCGACACCGCCGGCTTCGACGCCGTGGACGTGCACATGACCGACCTGCTGGCCGGCCGCGTCGACCTGGCCACCGTCAACGGCATGGTGGCCGTGGGCGGCTTCAGCTACGGCGACGTGCTGGGCGCCGGCGAGGGCTGGGCCCGCACCATCCGCTTCAACAGCCGCCTGTCCGACCAGTTCGCCGCCTTTTTCGGGCGCCAGGACACCTTCGGCCTGGGCGTGTGCAACGGCGCCCAGATGTTCGGCGCGCTGGCCCCCATCATTCCCGGCGCGCAGGCCTGGCCGCGCTTCACGCGCAACCAGTCGCAGAAATTCGAGGCCCGGCTGTCGATGCTGGAAATCGCCGACTCGCCTTCGATCTTCTTCGCGGGCATGGCGGGCAGCCACATTCCCGTGGCCGTTTCGCACGGGGAAGGCTATGCCAATTTCTCGCAGCAGGGCGACGCGGGCAAGGTGGCGGGCGCGGCGTACTACGTGGACAACTACGGCAGCCGCACCGAGACCTATCCCTACAACCCCAACGGCAGCCCGGCCGGCCTGGCGGCGGTCACCACCGCCGACGGCCGCTTCATGGCCATCATGCCGCACCCGGAGCGCGTGACGCGCAACGTCATGATGTCGTGGGCGCCGGAACGCTGGGGCGACAAGGACGCGGGCGGGGCGTTCAGCCCCTGGATGCGGGCCTTCCGCAACGCCCGCGCGTGGCTGAAGTAA
- a CDS encoding Bug family tripartite tricarboxylate transporter substrate binding protein has translation MTAPEPVRLVSLLSTSCRALQDSCSTIYIHRRSKMGCRRKGLGLWLVAGSVFPLAAMSSNGVVEVYPKRPITLVVGFPPGGGADVVARQLAGQMTIDLGQNVILAYRPGAAGNIGAAAVARSPADGYTVYLGVRPAALHKSLFKGIDYDFAKDLVPIGMVARVPYVLLMGKHVAATSLQDAFAQARARPDAFTCASPGLGSTNHLLCEDLKEKAALPWAHVPYKGEAAAMIDLIGGRADFAVASVPGALSYIAADNVRPMAVFAENRVSAIAAVPRMEEHGYGGIDAHGWCAIMAPAGTPSYAISRLNRAINAAVSNVEVRKKLVRLGYVMPGADNTPEALEKFLVEDTARWTEILAQWQIKGLQ, from the coding sequence ATGACGGCGCCGGAACCGGTACGCCTCGTATCCCTACTCAGCACTAGCTGTCGCGCGCTGCAGGATTCTTGTTCGACGATCTATATACATAGGAGATCGAAGATGGGCTGTCGCAGGAAGGGGCTTGGTTTATGGCTGGTGGCGGGTAGCGTTTTTCCGCTCGCCGCGATGTCTTCAAATGGGGTGGTCGAAGTGTATCCAAAACGTCCTATCACGCTGGTTGTCGGTTTTCCGCCGGGCGGCGGCGCCGACGTCGTCGCGCGCCAGTTGGCCGGGCAGATGACGATAGACCTGGGGCAAAACGTCATCCTCGCCTATCGTCCCGGCGCGGCGGGAAACATCGGCGCGGCCGCCGTGGCCAGGTCTCCCGCCGACGGCTATACGGTCTACCTGGGCGTGCGGCCCGCGGCGCTGCATAAGTCGCTGTTCAAGGGCATCGACTACGACTTCGCCAAGGACCTGGTCCCGATCGGCATGGTCGCCAGGGTGCCTTACGTATTGCTCATGGGAAAGCACGTCGCCGCGACGAGCTTGCAGGATGCCTTCGCGCAGGCGCGCGCGCGTCCGGATGCCTTTACCTGTGCGTCGCCGGGACTGGGTTCCACCAATCATCTCTTGTGCGAGGACCTGAAGGAAAAGGCGGCCCTGCCTTGGGCGCATGTGCCGTACAAAGGGGAAGCGGCCGCGATGATCGACCTGATCGGCGGGCGGGCGGACTTCGCCGTTGCCTCCGTGCCCGGCGCGCTGTCCTATATCGCGGCGGATAACGTCCGTCCCATGGCGGTATTCGCGGAAAACCGGGTTTCCGCCATTGCCGCCGTGCCGCGCATGGAAGAACACGGGTACGGCGGCATCGACGCGCATGGATGGTGCGCCATCATGGCGCCGGCGGGTACGCCGTCATACGCCATATCGCGCCTGAATCGCGCCATCAACGCGGCGGTTTCCAACGTCGAGGTTCGAAAGAAGCTGGTTCGTCTCGGCTATGTCATGCCGGGGGCCGACAACACGCCCGAAGCGCTCGAGAAATTCCTCGTGGAAGACACGGCGCGCTGGACTGAGATCCTGGCGCAGTGGCAGATAAAGGGACTGCAGTAG
- a CDS encoding class I SAM-dependent methyltransferase, whose amino-acid sequence MTKTHDIRPGQSVELLKELHILTRDGKLNQDSRRKLKQVYHLFQFIEPLLQTLKEEDRDITLVDHGAGKSYLGFILYDLFFKTLHDASHIYGIETREELVRHSRELAERLGFAQGMSFLNLSVADSIVSDALPPQVDVVTALHACDTATDDALRFALYKQARYIVVVPCCQAEVASVLRKNKSETKRDPLSEIWRHPLHTREFGSQVTNVLRCLQLEAHGYQVSVTELVGWEHSMKNELIVAQRKNPPQRRAAERLNEMLDRIGLRELRERFFTPEDMAAQAQ is encoded by the coding sequence ATGACCAAGACCCACGATATCCGTCCCGGCCAATCCGTCGAGCTGCTCAAGGAGCTCCACATCCTGACGCGCGACGGCAAGTTGAACCAGGACAGCCGCCGCAAGCTCAAGCAGGTCTACCACCTGTTCCAGTTCATCGAGCCCCTGTTGCAGACGCTCAAGGAGGAAGACCGCGACATCACCCTGGTCGACCACGGCGCCGGCAAGTCCTACCTGGGCTTCATCCTCTACGACCTGTTCTTCAAGACGCTGCACGACGCCTCGCATATCTACGGCATCGAAACGCGGGAGGAGCTGGTGCGGCATTCCCGGGAGCTGGCCGAACGGCTGGGCTTCGCCCAGGGCATGTCCTTCCTGAATCTGTCGGTCGCCGACTCCATCGTCTCCGACGCCCTGCCGCCGCAGGTGGACGTCGTCACCGCCCTGCACGCCTGCGACACCGCCACCGACGACGCACTGCGCTTTGCCTTGTACAAGCAGGCCCGTTACATCGTGGTCGTGCCCTGCTGCCAGGCCGAGGTGGCGAGCGTCCTGCGCAAGAACAAGAGCGAGACCAAGCGCGACCCGCTATCGGAAATCTGGCGCCATCCCCTGCATACGCGCGAATTCGGCAGCCAGGTGACCAACGTCCTGCGCTGCCTGCAACTGGAGGCGCACGGCTACCAGGTCAGCGTCACCGAGCTGGTCGGCTGGGAACATTCGATGAAGAACGAGCTGATCGTCGCCCAGCGCAAGAACCCGCCGCAGCGGCGGGCCGCCGAGCGGCTGAACGAGATGCTGGACCGTATCGGCCTGCGGGAACTGCGCGAACGCTTCTTCACGCCCGAGGACATGGCGGCCCAGGCGCAATAG
- a CDS encoding DUF1415 domain-containing protein: MGQEHEDGAAGPIALDARHLAGAHPDIEDVARVTQHWLTRAVIGLNLCPFAKRVHVKRQVRYVVSAAVEEADIAAELEAEMRLLAEADPAEIDTTLLIVPDGLADFLEFNDFLDTGDRLLKRLRLRGVLQVASFHPDYQFADAGPDDIENYTNRAPFPILHLLREDSIEEVLETYPDPDGIYERNQETMRRLGLEGWRAVMREGD; encoded by the coding sequence ATGGGGCAGGAGCACGAAGACGGGGCCGCCGGGCCCATCGCGCTGGACGCCCGCCACCTGGCGGGCGCGCATCCCGATATCGAGGACGTCGCGCGGGTGACGCAGCATTGGCTGACCCGCGCGGTCATCGGGCTGAACCTGTGCCCCTTCGCCAAGCGGGTGCACGTGAAGCGGCAGGTCCGCTACGTGGTCAGCGCCGCCGTCGAGGAGGCCGACATCGCCGCCGAGCTGGAGGCCGAAATGCGATTGCTGGCGGAGGCGGATCCGGCGGAAATCGACACCACGCTGCTGATCGTGCCGGACGGCCTGGCCGATTTCCTCGAGTTCAACGATTTTCTCGATACGGGCGACCGCCTGCTCAAGCGGCTGCGCCTGCGCGGCGTCCTGCAGGTCGCCAGCTTCCATCCGGACTACCAGTTCGCGGACGCCGGGCCGGACGACATCGAGAATTACACCAACCGCGCGCCTTTCCCCATCCTGCACCTGCTGCGGGAAGACAGCATCGAGGAAGTGCTGGAAACCTATCCGGATCCGGACGGGATCTACGAGCGCAACCAGGAGACCATGCGCCGGCTGGGGCTGGAAGGCTGGCGGGCGGTAATGCGGGAAGGGGACTGA